CCTTGACGTTAATAGCGGGTCGACGCTCGTCGCCAATGTGCCAAATGATGCTCTCGTGTCGTTAAACGCCAGTACTCTCGCGATCAACGGCTCCTTGGTCAGCGTCGCTGGGGTCAATAGTTCAGTAGCCGTGACCGGGAACCTTGTCTCACTCACGAATGGCAGTGCTCTCACCATCACCAATGGGTTCTTAGTCAGCGTCCTTGATGGGGGTAGTTTCTCACTCAATGGGGCGTTGGCGAATTTTGGAGTGGGGGGTGCTGGAGGGAATATCCTGGATATTACGAATCCTGCGTTGTGTTCCGGCTGTACGATTGATAACAGTTTTGCCGTTCCGGTTCTTTTGAGACCCGGCGCCGATCCGTCAAATATCACGATTACCGGCAATGTCCCATTTCCCGGCGCAGGGACAAGCTCGAATACCGTCAATCCCGGCAATGCCGTTCTTGAGTATGGAGGGCAGGGGACAATCAACATTAATTTGCCCACACAATAACGACGGAGTTTTGTCGTCTTTCCGGAACTTGTTGAGGTGTGCTGCGCCGGGAGAATGGTCATGTCATGATTTCTGAGAAAGAAATTCTCGCCGATTCAGAAAATTTCTCCGACGGTCTCGAATACGATGAAAATTATTGGTAGTGTTGGAATGAATGCGGAAACATCGTGACGGAAGATTTTGGGAGAAGAAGATCAGTCGCATCAATCTCCTAATGCCTGTCGGCGGTAAGTATTCGGTAGAGGGTCATGAAGTGCGTGTACCTTAGGAGGAGAAGCATTTTGCATTTTCAAGTACAAGTAAAGATGAGTGTGCTTCTGATTGTCCTGCTTCTGGGAAGTGGAGCATTTGTGCACGCGGAAGAGGGGGGGGGGCGGGAGCGGATCGTCGAGCATCTGGAATTCCTGGGCTATCAATGTGAGCCCTTTCATCAGGGAGTGAAAGTCACGCATCCTTCGAAGATCGGGTTTCTTCTCGTGCCGCTAAAGGATGGCATCATGGTCCAAGCCGCGTTTGCCGGCATCGAATCTCAGAGTCAATCCTCATCGGTCTCCTCAACCGACGATGATCCATCACGACTTTCCATTATCAATTCCTTGAATCAGCGCGCATCGGTTTCCCGTTTTTTCTGGGCTGAGACCGGGGAGCTCGTTATACGTGCATCTGTCCTGGGGGCTTATGATAAACGTCGCTTTTCGACGTTTATGCAAGCTTGGGAGAAAGATGGTCAGACCTTGGGCCAGAGCTATCAACACCTCCGTCCTTATCTCAAGTAACCGTCTCGCCATCATCTGCTTAATCGAACAATCCAACTCAGATACACGGAATTCTCTTTCAAGAGGGCTTCGCGTGTTGTGTTGTTGGTGTTTGACTGTCATAGCGGGCTGCTCAGAAATTAATGGGAAGGCTTCTTCGTTCAAGGCTTTGAAGTCATGATTATGGTTATTAAGAAGTTCGGCCAGAAAACCGAGAAGATGGGTAGTCATCCTCGTTTTTCTAGGAGTGTTCCCGCATCGGACCATGTCGTTCTGCCAATTATTCGGCTACATGCCTATTCAAACTTTTCCTGTTTACTCCCCCATTTCTCGATTTTCTGCATTTCTGGTGGGCCTGCTGCTGATGGTTGGATTCGTAGGGTGCGCGGCGAATCCACAGTATCGAGAAGAACATGAAATACAAGATTTACGCGTGGTGTTTGTCGATCAGCAAACCTTGCACGAAGAGTGGAAAACCCGCACAGGTCGCGATGGCGTTGAAATCATGCCCTTTCATGGAACCAACATGCCGGCGGTCAAAACCCTCAAAGGATTTTTTGACTTTGCGTCGAATACCCTTTACTGCCCCAAATGGAATTTTTCGGTCTGCGGTCATGAACTGCATCATGCGGTCTTGGGTCAATTCCATGCCCTAGACTAATCCTCGTATCTGTTATAGCCGTTTCAGTGATACCAAAACGATCCAGCGCTCTCTTGTACGCCTTAGCTCTTCAAGACGTGAGAGAAACATCCAGGTGTGGCAGGACATCCGAGCGAGTATCACCAATCGACATCTCAACCTAATCTTCCCACCTTCGATCTTGAGAGATCGTCTGTTTGAGGTCCGGCATAGAAAATGTCTTCCGCACGGATTATTTTGAAAGTCGTACAAGATTGGAATTGACGACTGAGAGGATGAGCGAAAAGCTGGCGAAGTGCGAGTCGGTCAGTGGCTGTTGGCTTACGCCCTTGTCGGCGATGATGACGCCAATGGGATTGGAGGGTGAGAAAAGAGATCCGATGAAAAAGGGGGCGTGACCCCAGCGAGCGATAAATTCTGAGTTTGCTTGGCTGAATTCCGCGTCTGTTTCAAGCGAGTCAATTTTCTCGGGGCAATAGCGGTGAAGCGCCCGAGTGAGGAAATGAGTTTCCTTCAGGGAACATTTAAACAAAGGGAGCATGGCTTGAACATGTTCTCCGTGACCGATGCGCCCCTCGAGTGTTGACGATGATGGGGTGACGAGCGTGAGGACAACCCGTTCGAACCCACATGCGGTTCCTAAAATTTGAGCGGCCATGTTCAGTAAGACATTGGGATCCCTCACCTGCATGGCTTTTAACGTAAATTCATTGATGACTGTTCCTGTCGGTACTTGGGGGGGCTTGTCAACGGCGAGTTCGTCTTGTTGAGGTGGTGGCGCGGATAGAGTTTCAGGAGAAGTCTGGACAGCGGTTTTGTGCACCAGGGGCGAAAGCGCGTCGCTGATGCTTTTCATGAGTCGTTGGCCGGTGGCGGATGGTGTTTCTACATCGGGATCATGACGTGGAACAAAAAACAACGTGTCGATCTTGACCATTTCGGAAAATTGACATGCTTTCGTAAAGGCTTTGATCACAATTTTTTCCAGGGCGTCGTACTTGAGCCCGAACGCTCCCGGCATCTTTTCCAGTAACTGTTTGTACCGAGCTGCCCGTCCAGGAGAAGGCTGGCATAGGAGGCATTGACTGAGTTCATTGGCAGCAAAGACGACGCTCTCAAGTTTTTTCTGCTGCGAGTCATGACGACAATTCCCCAGCACTAATTTTTTGCCCACTAACATCGTGAGGTTGTCTGGCAGTCGCCAATTTTTGGCTACGGCGGATGCTAAATCATGTAAGGAACGCCCAAGAAGCTCTACTTCAATTTTATTGATGCTAGGCAAATTCTCCGCTCTGGCGTTTTCGAGTTTTTCGAAGACCTCCGGGTGACAAAAGGCTAAAACCAAGTCTCCGAGCGTGTAGAGCATGGCATTCGTGAAGAGAATACCTTCATCAGGAATCTCAAGCGTTTTTCCCAGTTCCACTGCGGCTGTGGCTGCGACGAGTGAGCGGGCGAGTAATCGCTTCAGGCATTCAGAGCTCGCTCCATATTCTTGTGCATGTTCCACGAGTTGGGAGGCTACGACTAAGGAGCGAATGACGTCAAATCCGATAATCGTGACCGCATGCGTGGGGGTTTTGACCGGAGAAATTGTGTGGTAGGTTGGACTATTCGCGATTTTAATAATGTTGGCTAGCAGAGCTTGGTCATGCATAATAACTTTGCCAACGTCGCTTGCGCTCGAGTGTTGATCAGACGTCAAGTTCAGGACTTGCAGGCAACTTTGCTGGAGGATGGGCAACGTTCTGGGAGGTTCTTTCGTTAACCGGTGAAAGAGCGTTCCCTGTACTGGGGTTTTGATTGTGTTGACGCTCATCGTGATCCTGTACGACGTAGAATGTTCATCATGCGTTGCCGAGATGGGTTCCTACACACCTTGGTTTGGCGTGATATTAATTTTCGGTCAATATGACCGATACATTAAGGGAATTCTTATGGGTATGTTAGAATAAGGAACCCCTCAACGGCGTCGTTGTTTGTCATAAGACGAACGTTCCTGGTCGATAAGCCATTTTCGAGCCAGCTAGGGAGGGAGAACTCATGCGTAACCGGATTGCCTGTTCAGCGCAAACTCTCACACAACTTCAGCCTGAAATGATTCGGTCCGTGGTTGGCGGTCAAGTGTTCCGACTGGGGAATCAATACTTCTCCGAGAGCCGGGTACAAATTCTCGAACATAGCGCGGCAATGGTATCAGCCGAAGTCAGTGGAACGTTTGGGGTGTATACTCAGACGATTAAACTTCGGTCTGGTGTCTTGTCCACCAAGTGTTCATGTCCTTCCAATGAAAAACCGTTCTGTCGGCATTGCGTCGCAGTCCTACTTCAGCATTATGAAGATATGGCGGATGAAAATGAAAATGATGTTGATGTCGAGGCCGATTCTGAATCGGTCAACCCGCCGCCTCGACATGATTCGACCGTTGTCCATTCCTCATCAAATGATTTTAATTTTCGTGATGTGACGATTTTTGTGGACTGGCTCTCGACGAGTGTTCAGGTGTTAGGCCAATCGGGACCATTGCCTCCTTTACCTTCGTTGCCCGCGGGTCCTGTTCGAGAGTGGAGTGAGGCGATTGTTTCACTACATCAAAGGATCGTGAAGAGCGTGGCGATGCAGCAGGAAACCCATACGGAGTTGAAGACGGCACAGGAGCAAATCGTGAGGTTAACGCAAGATCTCGAATCTGCCAGAAGTGAAGTGAAGGCAACTCAAGCGATTTCTAAAGAGCTAGAATCCGAGATAAAAAAATATCAAGATTCTTTGGCCGTCTTTGCCCAAGTCGGTCAGGAACGTGATGTGTTGGCAAAGCAGCTTCAAGACATCCGTGGGGAAGTTCGCAGGCGGGGAACTGAACTGGCGGGTTTATCCAAATCTCTTGACGCGCTCTCAAATGGCCTTCCGGAACAACATCACTCTCGTTGAGTGATCGTTTCCCCTCTCTTCCCAATTCAGAATACCTGTGTCGTCCACCGGGCTTTCTCTATCTTCCGAGGCCAATGCGGTGCGAAAATGATATCGGATTAAATCCGTGAGCGTTTGTTAGAGGCGAGCCAAGATATTGTCAGCGATCTGTCCCAAGGCGAGTGAGGCGGGAGAGGCGGGGTCTAGATCGACGACCGGCAGGTATTTATGCACGGAACGTGCGACTGATTCGTGGTCTGGAATATTCCCCAATAACGTGAGTTCGGCTCCGACATATTGCTTGAGGAGATTTTGTAGTTGAAGGGTATTGATTCGCGAACCATTCGTCATTCGATTCAGGATCAGGTGCGGATGAAAATCTCGAAGCGCCTCTTCCGCTGTCGGCACTCCATCTTCATTCGTTTGTCCCACTGCTTCCAGCACCTCCGAGACACTTTGGAACTCTCGATCAAGTAAGGTATGAGCGACAGGGTCTCGAGCGGCGAACGAAGTCAAGACTTTTCGAATCGCGGAAAGTTTAATGAAGCGATATAAATCCAATACCGAGGTAGGGTCAGGTGTCGCGACAGCCAAGTGGTGGTCGGCCAGGAGGAAAAAATCAAGGGCATGATAGTGAGTGCCGGCTCCAACGTCTACGATGATGATATCGGTTTCGAGCTCTTTGAGGTGCCGAATCAGCCGTTTTTTCTTCGCATATTGGAGATTCGATGTTCGTAAGGTATCGCCAGTTCCAGGGATTAATCGAAGATTCTGGTATCCATTCACCTGCTGCGCCACCTCTTCCAGGGTCTTGAATCGGCGGTTCAGAAAATCAGTCATGGTAGCTTTGGGGTGAAACATCCCAAACAGCACGTGCTGATTCGCCCCACCTGTGTCAAAATCGGTTAAAATGACTCGTTTGCCGCGTTTGGTGAACAGGAGTGCCAAGTTACTACTGATGACACTTTTCCCGACGCCACCCTTCCCTGAAGCGATTGATACAATTTTTGCCATGTTGTCCAACATTCGGTAATCCGCCATCCATCCGACGATGCGGATGGTCAACCTCATCTCCTCATTTTTACTCTATCATAGGGTCTGTCTTAAGCCTATCGAGCCCATATGTCTCTACAAGCGTGGGAAATAGCTAGATCGACGAGCCGGCAGGAATTTTCTTGTAATGGGCATTATTAAGGAGGGGGGACGTGTTGAAAGGTAGGGCTATTGCGTTTAGACTGAAGAAATGCTAGGGTCTGACTAGGTGAAGTGGGCGAAGGCCCACTTTTTTTTGTTCTCAAGCTATCAGTTTCGAGCAAAAGGCACGAGAGTCGAGTCATTTTTGAGCATGACGCTATCCGGGCATAGTTTGGAGCAACAAATTGAACGTGTTGCCGAACCTTTAGCTCGAGCTCTTGAGGTCGATCTTGTTGAAATTCGTTGTTTAGGAAAAGGTGCCGGTTCCTGCATTCGCATCACAATCGATAAGCCGGGCGGCGTTGGGATTCAGGATTGTGAAGGACTTCACCAATCTCTTAGTCGTGCCCTGGACGCACTAGGTCCCCTTCCTCATTCCCACCGACTGGAGGTTTCATCGCCTGGGCTTGATCGTCCCCTCAAGCACAGAAGAGACTATCAACGGGTCCTAGATAAATTAGTGAGAATTCAGTTCTTCAACGATGCCAAGCAAAAGACCTCGATCGTGGGGCATCTGCATGCCCTATCAGACGATGGTGTTGAGATTCTGCCTCTGTCACCAAAAAAGAGGCAACAGCCATCGGTGTCCATTGCATGGCAAGAAATCGTCAAAGCCAGGTTGGAAGTTGAATTTTAAGATGAGCCAACGATCAAAGGGAGTGAACACTCAATATTCACTTTGCCGGGGAGCTGATACATGAAGCGTGAATTAATGGCGGTTATCGAGCAAATTGGCCGCGAAAAAGGTATTGATAAAGAACGTGTCCTCGCTGCCGTCGAATCGGCTCTCGTGACAGCTGCCAAGAAGCGTTACGGGCACAATGAAAACATACAAGTGGATGTTGATCAGGAGACCGGTGAGATTTCGATTGTCTCCAAAAAGACGATCGCTGAAACGGTGACTGATGCCCGCACTGAAATTTCTCTCGAAGAGGCTCGTCAAATCGATAGTGACGCGGAGATGGGTGATGAGATTGGCTCCTTGATCGATATGGAAGAGTTCGGCCGCATTGCGGCGCAAGCTGCGAAGCAGGTCATTTGTCAAAAAGTGAGAGAAGCGGAATGGGAAGCCGTTGAGCGTGATTATTCCAAGCGACAGGGCGATTTAGTGCATGGAGTGATCCTGGGGCAAGAACGGCGCAATTATCTCGTAGAAATAGGGAAAACCGAAGCGCTGCTGCCATTGCAAGAGCAGATTCCCCGTGAAACGCATCGTCGGGGGGATCGTATACGAGCCTACCTGCTCGAGGTTCGTCGAACTCCGAAGGATGTCCAGGTCATACTGTCGAGAGCTCACCCACAGTTTGTGGTAAAGCTGTTTGCGTTGGAGGTTCCCGAAGTTTCGGAGAAAATCGTCGAAATTAAAGGCGTCGTTCGTGAGCCTGGCGACCGAACCAAGATCTCGGTGGCCTCTCGTGATAAAGCCGTTGACCCTGTCGGGGCGTGCGTCGGTATTAAGGGATCCAGAGTGCAAGCGATCGTGAGGGAACTGCGAGGGGAGAAGATTGATATTATTCCTTGGACGAATGATCCTCGCGTATTTATCGGAGAAGCGCTTAACCCTGCTTCCATAGAAAAAGTTGGGATTGACGAAGAGAAAAAAGCCGCTTTGGTCGTGGTGGCCGACTCTCAACTTTCGTTAGCGATCGGGAAAAATGGTCAGAATGTTCGGTTGGCGGCCAAATTAACCGGGTGGAAAATTGATATAATCAGCGCGACAGAATATGAAAAAGAAAAGCAGGAACGAGATCGCGATATTAAAGCCGCGTTAGCGGAAGAAACCGCCGCCCAATTAGGCCCATCGGAGTCCCAAGAGTCGCCAGGGTCAAATGACAGCGCAGAACAAGTCGCAGAATCTGAACATTCTGAGAAGCCAGAACCTGAACAGGCATCAACCACAGAAACCGTCTAACGTGTGAGGGGCATTGCTGGATGAGGGTGTATGAGTTAGCCAAGAAGCTTGGGATGGAAAGTCGAATTCTGATTCCTGAACTGGTTCAGTTAGGAATAGAGGTCACTTCTCACAGCAACACGCTGGATGAAGACAGCGTGCGGCGTGCTCTCGAGGTTCTGCAAGATAAGAAGATTACTGACATGAGTGAGGACTCCAAAAAGCGATTGCGAAAACCGTCCGGCAAGATAGGGAGTGGCGGTAAAAAGGATAAAGTGCAAGCAGATTCAGGAGTGGAAGAGTCTAAAAAAACCGAGAAGAAACATATCCTCATTAAGAAAAAGAAGGTAGAAGAACCATTGCTAGAGTCATCGGAGGCTGCTGATGTGGGAGAGATGTCTCTTCTCGATGCTCAGGATGCAGAGACTTCTCTCGATGCTATGAGTCCAGCGAACGTACCATCAGAAGAGGAACCTGCTGTCCTGTCCCCAGAGGTTTCTACAATGGATGCTCACCCTGTTTCGACTATCATGGAGGATTCTGCGCAGGAGATGACAGCTGAAAGTCGTGACGGGGTTGATGATTCGCAAAAATCTGAAGCCGAGGTTATGAGCGACAAAGTGCCTAAGAAGGATGCTTCTCAATCCGTAGCCGATGACCCAAGAGAAGAAAAAATCAAAAAACCCAAGAAGGTTGGGCGTAAACGTGATGATGATCTTTTTGCGGCTCGCTATGAAGACGCCGCGCGGTGGCAAGATCTTCGTCCGTTACCCGCTTTGCGCCGTGAAGAACGATCACGTCCCAGTCAATCTGCCTCGGTTGCTGAAGTCACGAAACCTCGTAAAAAGGGGATTAAAGTTCAAACAGGCGTTTCAGTAAAAGAATTTTCCGAATTACTCGGTCAACGACCGGCGGAAATCATCAGAAAGCTCATGGATATGGGAATTGCGTTGGCAATGAATCAGCCGATGGACCTTGATGCGGCAGCCCTTATTGCTGAGGGCGCTGGGGTCAACATCGAAATCGTGGCGGAAAAGCAGGGCGAAGAGCTTCTTGAGGCGGTTCTTGAGGAACATGTCGAGAAGAAACTCGTGTCGCGTGCTCCCGTGGTGACGATCATGGGACATGTGGATCATGGCAAAACCTCGCTCTTGGACGCCATCCGACAATCGCATGTCACGGATCGAGAGGCGGGCGGCATTACTCAACATATCGGAGCCTATTCGGTCAAGGTCGGGGATAAGCGCGTCACCTTCCTCGATACCCCTGGGCATGAAGCTTTTACGGCGATGCGGGCTCGTGGTGCGCAGGTGACCGATATAGTTGTCCTTGTTGTTTCCGCCGATGATGGTGTGATGCCGCAAACCGTTGAAGCGATTCATCATGCGCAGGCTGCCGATGTTCCGATTGTCGTCGC
The genomic region above belongs to Nitrospirales bacterium and contains:
- a CDS encoding HDOD domain-containing protein, whose translation is MSVNTIKTPVQGTLFHRLTKEPPRTLPILQQSCLQVLNLTSDQHSSASDVGKVIMHDQALLANIIKIANSPTYHTISPVKTPTHAVTIIGFDVIRSLVVASQLVEHAQEYGASSECLKRLLARSLVAATAAVELGKTLEIPDEGILFTNAMLYTLGDLVLAFCHPEVFEKLENARAENLPSINKIEVELLGRSLHDLASAVAKNWRLPDNLTMLVGKKLVLGNCRHDSQQKKLESVVFAANELSQCLLCQPSPGRAARYKQLLEKMPGAFGLKYDALEKIVIKAFTKACQFSEMVKIDTLFFVPRHDPDVETPSATGQRLMKSISDALSPLVHKTAVQTSPETLSAPPPQQDELAVDKPPQVPTGTVINEFTLKAMQVRDPNVLLNMAAQILGTACGFERVVLTLVTPSSSTLEGRIGHGEHVQAMLPLFKCSLKETHFLTRALHRYCPEKIDSLETDAEFSQANSEFIARWGHAPFFIGSLFSPSNPIGVIIADKGVSQQPLTDSHFASFSLILSVVNSNLVRLSK
- a CDS encoding SWIM zinc finger family protein, translating into MRNRIACSAQTLTQLQPEMIRSVVGGQVFRLGNQYFSESRVQILEHSAAMVSAEVSGTFGVYTQTIKLRSGVLSTKCSCPSNEKPFCRHCVAVLLQHYEDMADENENDVDVEADSESVNPPPRHDSTVVHSSSNDFNFRDVTIFVDWLSTSVQVLGQSGPLPPLPSLPAGPVREWSEAIVSLHQRIVKSVAMQQETHTELKTAQEQIVRLTQDLESARSEVKATQAISKELESEIKKYQDSLAVFAQVGQERDVLAKQLQDIRGEVRRRGTELAGLSKSLDALSNGLPEQHHSR
- a CDS encoding P-loop NTPase, which codes for MRLTIRIVGWMADYRMLDNMAKIVSIASGKGGVGKSVISSNLALLFTKRGKRVILTDFDTGGANQHVLFGMFHPKATMTDFLNRRFKTLEEVAQQVNGYQNLRLIPGTGDTLRTSNLQYAKKKRLIRHLKELETDIIIVDVGAGTHYHALDFFLLADHHLAVATPDPTSVLDLYRFIKLSAIRKVLTSFAARDPVAHTLLDREFQSVSEVLEAVGQTNEDGVPTAEEALRDFHPHLILNRMTNGSRINTLQLQNLLKQYVGAELTLLGNIPDHESVARSVHKYLPVVDLDPASPASLALGQIADNILARL
- a CDS encoding ribosome maturation factor RimP, which translates into the protein MKWAKAHFFLFSSYQFRAKGTRVESFLSMTLSGHSLEQQIERVAEPLARALEVDLVEIRCLGKGAGSCIRITIDKPGGVGIQDCEGLHQSLSRALDALGPLPHSHRLEVSSPGLDRPLKHRRDYQRVLDKLVRIQFFNDAKQKTSIVGHLHALSDDGVEILPLSPKKRQQPSVSIAWQEIVKARLEVEF
- the nusA gene encoding transcription termination factor NusA gives rise to the protein MKRELMAVIEQIGREKGIDKERVLAAVESALVTAAKKRYGHNENIQVDVDQETGEISIVSKKTIAETVTDARTEISLEEARQIDSDAEMGDEIGSLIDMEEFGRIAAQAAKQVICQKVREAEWEAVERDYSKRQGDLVHGVILGQERRNYLVEIGKTEALLPLQEQIPRETHRRGDRIRAYLLEVRRTPKDVQVILSRAHPQFVVKLFALEVPEVSEKIVEIKGVVREPGDRTKISVASRDKAVDPVGACVGIKGSRVQAIVRELRGEKIDIIPWTNDPRVFIGEALNPASIEKVGIDEEKKAALVVVADSQLSLAIGKNGQNVRLAAKLTGWKIDIISATEYEKEKQERDRDIKAALAEETAAQLGPSESQESPGSNDSAEQVAESEHSEKPEPEQASTTETV
- the infB gene encoding translation initiation factor IF-2, with product MESRILIPELVQLGIEVTSHSNTLDEDSVRRALEVLQDKKITDMSEDSKKRLRKPSGKIGSGGKKDKVQADSGVEESKKTEKKHILIKKKKVEEPLLESSEAADVGEMSLLDAQDAETSLDAMSPANVPSEEEPAVLSPEVSTMDAHPVSTIMEDSAQEMTAESRDGVDDSQKSEAEVMSDKVPKKDASQSVADDPREEKIKKPKKVGRKRDDDLFAARYEDAARWQDLRPLPALRREERSRPSQSASVAEVTKPRKKGIKVQTGVSVKEFSELLGQRPAEIIRKLMDMGIALAMNQPMDLDAAALIAEGAGVNIEIVAEKQGEELLEAVLEEHVEKKLVSRAPVVTIMGHVDHGKTSLLDAIRQSHVTDREAGGITQHIGAYSVKVGDKRVTFLDTPGHEAFTAMRARGAQVTDIVVLVVSADDGVMPQTVEAIHHAQAADVPIVVAVNKIDKPEANPDRVKQGLSEHGLIPEAWGGQTIFVEVSAKEKRGLDQLLEMILLQAEILELKADIGCSARGVVLEARLDRGRGPVATVLVQHGKLKTSDIFVMGAVSGRVRALNSDTGAKIKEAGPSIPVEVIGLLSVPEAGDQVVVVKDERMARGIAEGRQQKQRSADLAATGPRRTLEELYAEVQEGEVKELAVLIKSDVQGSAGAIGDAVQKFTSDLVRFRVIHSGVGGISESDVLLAAASQALIIGFHVRPEPKAAALAEREGVDIRLHTVIYNVMAELKSAAEGLLAPTLKERVLGRAEVRQLFTVPKMGTIAGCYVTDGMIARTSAGIRVLRDHIQVYEGKLGSLRRFKDDAREVQQGYECGIGIENFNDVKIGDILEAFVFDEEAVKL